The nucleotide window tgctccttAATGCGGTTCAGCTCCAGCAGGCCGTCCTGCAGATCCTTACAGACCTCTCGAATCTTGGTGGCAAACTCCGTCTTGGCTCCCTTTTTCAGCTCCATGGAGTCCTTTGCCAGGAAGAAGACATCCAGCGCCAGGAAGAGGCCGGACATGACTCCGGTGGTGACGCTGATGGCCTGAGCAGCTTTTGCGGCTCCGCCGGCCACGCTGAGGACCTGTACAGTACTGATCAGAGACTCTGCGTTGATGGCCAGGGCCTTGCCAGCTCTGCCGCCCTCCTTCATCACATGTTTGACGTTCTGATTCAGGTGCTTCTTTGAGATGCTCTCTGCATATTTCTCAAAGTTCCACTCCTCCAGAGTCTCCATCCCTTCCTGTGCAGGAGAAACAGTTGACAGAAACTTAGATCTATGGTTCTGAGAGTTAAGAAGTTGCAACTTCAACCAAATTCCTGCTCACCTGCAGGAACTCCAGGCACTCCTTGATGTCCTTAATCTCCTCCTCATAGTCCTTGATCATCTTCTCCACCTTCTTGCGGTCCGTCTTGGAATGGACAGTGTCTGTGATGTTGGCCGAAGCAGATGTGACTCCGCCTGCAGTGGCGATGCCGATGCCAACTGCTGTCACAATAAGTGACGTTCCGGCAGTGAAAGGGGCCAAAATGAGGCCTGTGATGGTGGTGATGGAGCCCGCCACGCTGGCCACTCCGCCCCCGACGCTGGCCGTTACTGTTCGCTTGTGGAAGTTGTCGGCGGAGTCGGCCAAAGCCAAGAGCTCTAGGATTCGCTGCTGAAGCGAGGCGCCGTGCATGTTGAAGAGGCGCACGAAGAGCCGAGCTGCCATGAAGACTCGGTCAGCAGCTTCCTCCACCGCTCTGAGGAGAAAACACATGTTGGCACAAACCAAGAACGCCTTGGTGGGGAAAAAAGTGATATACGTACTCTTCATCTTCATGTGGGTTTGAGTCGTTCCACTCATCCCAAcctaacacacaaacacagttaGAGGAGCTGGACATAGTGGGTCACAAGGCTACACCAGACAGTCTGTACCAGAGTCCAGCCGGAGTTCTGTACTCGATTAATTTAAGTGAACTGTGCTGAAGTGCTACAGAGAACAGTTCAGTGGACTCGATCTGTGAGCACTGTTCTAACTTAGTTGCTTGTGCGCACAAGAAACTGGCACTaatgtatatatacatttgCCTTCTATGTCccagttgtcatatacagtcaatggctgtcTGAATTCCCTACCTACTCACAATATAGTGCATCCACCATTTTATAGTGCTGCCCGAAtatccaaaattgagtgcactaggaatttcccaggaggctttgtgaaaaacaagtgtgcatcaatgctcactaaattcgcaaatatagaccacaatgtatTGCAGTCGaactatttttgtgaaaaaatgtacttaaatgtatttttttaataataaatccacattttcatcgtCAGAACactgtgaaatgttcatattgattagattttcacttcgtgaaatcggtgacgtcatatccagtgtttggaaaaaaaaaataaaaatagtgagcatcgtatatgaattgttttttaaatccagggcactagatagttctgcattatacagtttttttagtagttagggattagggtagAAATTTGGACTGACATCTGAGAGTCACCTCAACAAGACAACAATGGCCAATTGAGCAGattgttgaaaatgttgaatTCACAAACTTGTAACTCAAAGAAAGATACCCTAATGATAGTTgaaaaaaacatagataaaataaaacaaaaaagttcaccctcacaaaaaaagaaattataataatatttttgaccCCAAGCTAGATGTTCATTGAGTTGTCAATTTGGACTTTTAATAATGAGTCAATTGGAAATTGCTCCCACCTTCAACTGATCATTTGcagaactgcaacatttggctctttttttgtttgatatttaGAGTAAGAAGCTGGGAACACAGTTCTCCAGAGCTATGATGTCAGTTATTCAAAAAAAGTGATGACtcggaaaaaataaataatagtccAGGGCTATTATGTGTGAGGCTGGATAGGGAGAATCCAGACTACAAGAACCCTCTGGATCTAGATACATACTGATGGGTATGAGTGAACCTGTAAGAGTCTAGCATACCCTCCACGGTTCTCCACCATGCCCACAGGCCTTCTTCATCCTGCGAATGAGCACGCTCAGTGAGGTTAATGTGCACATCTGGCACACGAGTCATGTATAActtgaaaaagagagaaacacaCCTCAAGGGGGTCTAGCTCCGTTTGATCCCCAGGCACCGGCACCTCTGCCAGCTGCAGTGTCTGAACCTCAACGGCTTCCTGATGGAACACAGAGGCAATGAGCATTCAGCAGCAGCGGCCCCCACACAGGGGGATCTACATCTATACATGTGTCCATGAAGGCAATGTTAATGGAGCAGAAACTTCTTTAACCCAGTGAGCAGATCAAGAATTTGGCAGAGCTCCTGTTCTAACACAAGTGTTTGAGTAGAGCTTTTTTTGGATGAGGAGACAAGAACAAGGAAACGCCAACGTTAAATGAGCTGCATGAGAACGCACAAACAGTAAATTCTCTCAGAAAGCTTCGCATCACATTGTGAGCTTTTACTCTGTGTTGAAATAGTTCATCTGAGCTCTTTTGTGTTTGGTGTTCAGAAAGACGACTCCAGAATATGATGTTTGTAAACCGAGGTGAGAAACCGGCTCAGCTGGAATAAAGTTTTGCTAACACGCCTTAATCCCACACTTTGAAGAGGAAGGAGTTTctttctgtaaatgtttgtttatcttCAGCTTGTTCTCACATCcttgtgattaaaaatatacttgAGTTTTTCCTCCGATGCTCACAAATTCCTCTACGGGGTTGCCACAGTCACTTTATGCGCTGCAGATTAAGACAGGAGACGTCAGGTGTGTGAGGCAGCAGATAAGAAGCCCTCCACACAACAATCCTGTTTCTCTGCTAAATCGACAGTGCATGACATGACGGGACATCCAGCTACGCAATGGGAAGAACCAACGTTAGCCTGAGAGCATGCAGGGTCAACAAAGGGCAAGGTGAGGGAGAGGTTGTCTGGTTAAAATGAAGATggacaacaaaaacatcttttttttaatcagattgaACCATCGATTCacctaaccctttaacaccggagttcatgttctttgatttactgcaactttttaattgttaacatgatcaacataattccagcagattctaaaggattcagaatctgctggaattacattgctagcgttaatggttaaaaatttacagtatgttaaagatttcagtttaaaatgctTAATAAAAGTAGCAGGGTTTTTAGAGTACAAGTCacgttattttattttgcagttgcctagggtgcgacttatactcaggagagACTTGTATGGGAATTTTAcaaacataaataggctcatttatttatttttccactaaAAGCAGTCGCCCTTTAGTGGTTGTTTGTGTATGTGTCAGTTTTTGCTACTGACGGCAAAACCGAAGAAGAAGCACCGTCCAGATCTAATCTTTCTGAACTTTATGACATTGTCCTGATTTGCACTGAgacaatatttttctatttttattttatttcctcctCAGACTAATACGGGACAagaagtcatcaaactgggtcacagagatcGGGAAGTACCTCTGGAAGCGACCATCATTcagatgcatttaaaaaaaaaaactctgaatgatctcattgGACCAAAACATATAGACGTGATTAccattgtttttgctctttaaaataaaaaatatagataatatttttaatatttaattacttCTGAGTGTTCTTCaccatctttttgttttccaactaaACCCcagaccactagttggcagcacagcacactttgagcagctctacaccgcaccagaacaacaagatcCCACGAGAACCAGCtcatgttaaatgttcagtgtcattggttcagtcagcctcgGAGTTCTTGTTGTTAttagacatgtactacttagtatgCCTTAATTTTCTTCTAAGTcgtactcttaaaaaaaaaaaaaaatgaaaaactgtctggtatagtcttgggatatattacGATATGTATCCAATCGCGAGACATGTATCGCAGTACGTATCGTCAAATTTGTCATGGGTCAAAAAAAAGGAAGCGGGCAGGACTTTGAcgcggtgtgaacgcagctttacaCTGGGCTCATCAGGTTTGTTCAGAAGAGTAgtacttttctcccaaaagtgcaatttttatgtgattttttttctttattaatattatacGATTgatactccagagcaacttagACCGAGGCTTTctacacaaattaaaaactcTTTGAATTATGACTGTTGTAATCCAGTTTAGCCCAAATTATTCCAATAAAGTCAGattgttttaactgtaaaataacCACCCGAGTAAGAGATCAACTGATTACACGGAAGAATATTCACTGTAATCCCTGTACTGAGAAAACAAACGGTGACAGCGGAGAGGAAAACTCCTTCTGAATGGAAGAAAACGAGTTTTGGAAATACTGTGGAGGTGCAAGAAGAAGTTTCCAGAAACCTGTTTTTTGTAAGGAATGCAGGTTTCTGAGCAGAGACGTTTAGGATCTGTTAagaaacttcctgttttggtCAGCATTTGGTTGCAtaactgcaggtttttttttttaatgctctcATGAAGAAGCAAAGCTGTAGGTTGACCCACCTGCTGCAGAGTCTGGGAATCCTCTGCATTTGTAGaattctgcagaaaacaagaaaaaaaaacgctcatgtctgaggagaaaaaaatctcaaaataacGACGAAATAAATTAATCCCTTAGATGTCGTACCTTTGCTCCCAATCCAAACAAGGAAGTGGGGAGAATCTTCATAATGAactgaaaagaataaaatactttGATGATGATGGATACTTTGTGCTGAATGTGACTCAACTTTGACAGGCGGACCTTCTTTTTCTTGGGGGCCTTGTTCTGAACGGGTGTGCTGGGGTCAGCATCGACATACCACACAGACTGAGGAGACAAAGTCAGTGACACGCATGGAAAACCAGCAAAAAAAACTCAGTCTCCACTCTGCTGCTGTTCAGTCATAATAAACTCTGGCGACTGCATCACCCCCCCTACCCCCTAGATAAACTGTTTCCAGCAAAAAGGAATCATGCGCGATCACATGCTCGCCATTGTTTCGGTCCGACTGCATTCCTAAAGTTTGATCATAGTCCTTTAATAAGCAGCCTTATGTAATGAGATGAGCAGGTTTTCAAAAATAGACTTATTTTCCTCAATTAAATGGGTTTTTGTTTGGTCTCTAGTAAGCTcacctttaaaaaagtaatcaaactttcattaagaaaaaaagtttctagaTAAAAGGAGCAAAGGTAGACTGGCAAATCCAATCAGTCATCTCCAGACCTTTGGTTCATTTAGAAAAActtaatattcatatttaagtTTATTCATAAAAGCCACAAAAGGGCTTCATTCATTCTGTTTGATTCTGTTTTGTAGTCGTTTGTCTTTCACTGCAGgcgtaattttcaaaattaaaagacgGACTTTGTGAAAGTTCATCTGAACTGAGGACAGCTGCAactctcaatttaaaaaaagataacttCTTCTATTTCAGCTTAAAGCAGAATTCATTGACTGCCGGCAATTTTGCCAGTTTTCCCTATGCAGCCTCTTTTTCTGAAAGTGTTCATGAACACAAGTGCGCGTCGAGTCTTACATATCTTTCTATGGAGCTGTCATTGACTCTTTCAGAGCTTTCCATCTTCTCAGTCTCAACATCTGGATCGTCCTGGTGAGACAGAAACCAAGACTAAAGTCCAGAGACTGTGCGGTGACGTGCAGACCTTCACACTCATCCTCACCTGAGGTGAGTCCAGGGGAACCGCAAAGTCTGTCTCGGTTTCTGCCACCTGCATCACAAAAGAAGAGCCCTTAAGTCCTTGAAGACCTTCAGCTGGAGAAAGAAGGGTTTGGAGGATACCTGTGTGCGGGACCTGAAGGGGTTAACTTTCTGGATCACTCCTTTCAGACTTCCAGGATtctacagaaaacaacaaaataaatgaaaatattcatttatagCAGATGaagaaccaaaaagaaaactatagtaaaaagtttaaaaatgctgctttggcACCACTTGGTGGTAAAAGCAAGAAATTTGAGAAGTGATCCAAAAGGCAGTATGGAATACAGTACTGcaactaaaataaaaggatgCGGTTCTGTGTGTTAGTGCTGCTCAtatttgctgctgctgccgcctgattttattaaaactgacaaaaactcaagaaataaaaatgtctaaatgtggAAACCCTCAATTCTGACAGAGCTCAACTGTAAAGCACGGAGGAGGTTCTGTAGTGGTTTGGGCTAAACTGCTAAACTGAACTTTATTAGTACAGTAATACTTTTGCATGGAAGGGAAGcttctaaagaaaataatatccttatttatgtaaatgtttgtggctctttaataataaaaacattttggaagaaaggaagaacaaaaacagggaCATGGTAGTAAAGTCAAAAATTTAAATCGTGGCTTTGGCGCCATCTAGTGCAAATAGCTGgagttataaaaatattttttagtgtgTGGAGGATGGGAGGCGGAGCTGCTATCCCCTTAGTCAactgtgctgtttttttctctatataCTCTTGGCTCACagagcacacctgatccaggtgatcacaCAGCAGGACGGGGTCCTTCAGGCCTACAGATGGACGCCCCTCATCTTTgggattaaaatgttttttccgaGAAATTAATAAGATGATTGACATTTCTGCAGTCCTGTTCTGCCGGCTTTAAACAAGAGAGTGTGTGCGGTTCTCTGGCTCACATACAGCTGCCTCCTTCACCGGAACGTCAGTCTCGTCTGCTTCACCCTCAGGGGTGCGCTGACCGCAACCAGCatcctgaaggaggagaagcagcacaTGGATAAAGACTCATCTCCTCCCACTTCAGTGTTCTCTGCAGCAGATGTTCTGCAGTAGGttattttcagaaaagcacCTTTGACTGAGAAGACTTGAAAGGGTTGACCTTCTGGATCACGTTGCTTATCCCTAATGAGTTCTGAAGGAGTCACAAGAACAGTAAGTAAAGACACAATGAGAGACGCATCAGTCAGAACCAGACTGGCTCACCCGTTTGTTGCTGAGGTCTTCTTCACTTCCACGTGGATCTGCAGAATCTTCTCCTGAAGCATCCTTCTGCACCTTCAAGGCATCAGAACAAAAGCTGTTCTCTGGAGTTCAACTGACATCcctgaaactgaagctgatttcagaaaaaaaaatctccaaatcaGCACCTGAGCAGAAGACTTGAAGGGGTTCACCTTCTGCAGGGCTCCTCTCAACATTCCAGGGTTCTTCAACGAAATACAGGAAGAATTCAGATAAATCTGCCTCAGAGccactctgtgttttttttttcttttacatgttcttgcagcattcatttcatgatggaggacatgtatgaagaaaattaagattaaaatatccTCGacagacaaattaaaaattattggATACATTTAGGATTCACCTCAAAATCTCGTGCAGGTTCCTCACCGGAATGTTCTTTGACATATGCCAGAGCAGTTTAAATGCTAAACTGAATGAACGCTTTTTGGAAATTGCTACactggatcacaacacaaataccagTCAGCAGGCGTCTGCACAACTGTGCACGACACAAGAAGAATGGGCGGATCTTAAAGGGGCATGCCCACTATCACAGGCCGATGTCTAACAGTCAAGAAAAACCTGTTAGACCCAGCAGTTATAGTAAACTGGCGTCAATTGGAGATGGgccacaattggaagatatacagtatttctGTCTCATACACCAACCCCCTTCCCGTTCGTTCTCTAAATCCCCGAACAAAAGATTAAATGAGTATCTCTAAGTGGCgtgttcactgagctccggatATTAGCGGACCCAAACACACACTCAgcccaactcagtccgctaTAATATgctttagtcatttttctacaatctgcagcaaaacaaagcagtttttcagaaaatgtcaaacaagcaaattatttaattatgaattgATCAGTTCTTCTGGTGTTCGACAGCAGAGATGCTCGTTGGCCCAGGGTTCAGTCGGTTCTGTCATTCAACCTTTTGTCCGGAGTTTTAGGTAAATAAAGGAAGGGGGCTGGTGCACGGGACGAAACAAAGACATTTGAAgagcgtagatccactaataaatcaaaacatagactaaaaaaaaaaaaactttcgggagcgtttctttttctgttaagTTATTGTTGTAAGCTGTAGATTATGTCCTAGATTAAACACAAAGACTTCAAACTGATTAAGCCTCGGCGTCCGAGGAGTGCGGGAAAGGGAGACAGGGATGCCAAAGTATATTCTTTACTATCTcgctatcatgagaaaatgaaatttgttttctcgtgataacaagatagtggatctcattatcacgagaaaactgtaaaaaaaaaaaaagttgggccGCCcatttctattttgaaaataatttgtagGAAACTGGGCTTCTTCAGAAGCAGATTTTGGATGGAAGCTGGATAATGTGGATGGAGGCTTATGCAACCaagtatatttttgaaaaagcatgacttttaccttttaaaatgaaactttttttctcataaatttacaattcTACTCTctataatttagattttttttctcatcattttacaacttgattctcataaatgtatttcttttctattctcacagtggccctaatactccatttctgagtatttctttattcaaattgttgtgaatcaggtaCAGAAGAAGTTTAACAAAGCTTGTTGGTGTAACGTAGAATATACAGGccccctgctccactccattctgatttatgtacgtcttcattttcctcatctgagctggaatctggatcaaaactctacggctggatagctctgatattgctctccattttcaTTGTACTAGTAAAGTTAGgttgggctgtaagctagcctgtaaacaaagggatgatgggaagtgttggcaggcttactccatggcAACATTCCCACcgacaactcagaggcaaaattcCTATTaagtcctgccgctctgcagaaaatatgtcgcagaaaacaacacagatttttggatttttgctaaaaatgacaaaatcataaaaaactcTAGGAATGCTTtgacaaaacatcaaaagatgattagagtgggacttgaaatatttttatggggGCGGGGAGCTGCTGTCTTTTTGGCCAACTGTGCTGTTGTCTCTCCATGGTCCTTCAGGCCTGGAGGTGGACATCGCCAATTTTTGGGAATAAAATTTTTCAGAGGAATGAATGAGATAAAAGACCTTTGGTGTTCCTGCGTTACTGTTCAGTCAGCTTTAAACAAGAGAGTGTGCGGTTCTCTGGCTCACATACAGCTGCCTCCTTCACCGGAACGTCAGTCTCGTCTGCTTCACCGTCAGGGAGGCGCTGACCACAACCAGCatcctgaaggaggagaagcagcacGAGCATGAAAATACACCACCTCCCATTTTAATGTTCTCTGCAGCAGAAGTTCTGTAGGAGGTCATTTTCAGAAAAGCACCTTTGACTGAGAAGACCTGAAAGGGTTAACCTTCTGGATCACGTTGCTTATCCCCCCTGGGTTCTGAAGAAAGCACAAGAACAGTAAGTAAAGACACAACGAGGGACGCATCAGTCAGAACCAGACTGGCTCACCCGTTTGTTGCTGAGGTCTTCTTCACTTCCACGTGGATCTGCAGAATCTTCTCCTGAAGCATCCTTCTGCACCTTCAAGGCATCAGAACAAAAGCTGTTCTCTGGAGTTCAACTGACATCCCTGAAACTGAagctgttttcagaaaaaaatctccagATCAGTACCTGAGCAGAAGACTTGAAGGGGTTCACCTTCTGCAGGGCTCCTCTCAACATTCCCGGGTTCTTCAACAAAATACAGGAAGAATTCAGACAAATCTGCCTCAGAGCCACTCTGCTAAAAACGCTGACGTGGACGTtgctccaatccacctgtcgatctcacgctctgatcttccctcacttgtgaacaagaccacATGATATTTAAACCCCTCCCACAGAGGCAGGAGAACTTCACCCACCGAGATAGGGTTAACTACCTTTCTCAGGTCAGGAACCATGGCTTCAGACTTGACTGTGCTGACCCTTATGCCAGTTGCTACACTCTCGGCTGCAAACcactccaatacatgctggaggtcctggcttgatgatgccaacaggacaacatcatctgcaaagagcagagatgaaatcctgtggtccccaaaccagatcccctctggGTCCTGGCTGCGCCTAAAAACTTTGTCTTTGAAAACTATGAACAGAACTGATGATAAAGGGCAGCCTtgctggagtccaacatgcaccgggaacaggtctaaCTTACTGCTGGttatgcgaaccaagctcctgctccagtCATGCAGAGACCCGGTGgtcctcagtaaggctccctaGACCCCGTACTGCCAGAGCACCTTTCACAGGACACCATGGGGAACGCGGTCAagcgccttctccaaatccacaaaacacatatggactggatgatcGAATTCCCACAAACCccccagcaccctgaagagggtgtagagctggccCACTGTTCCACAACCAGGACACAAACTGCATTGTTGTTCTTGAATTTGAGATTCGATGGACTCTCCTCtacagtaccctggcatagactttcccaggaaggctgaggagtgtgattccctgGTAGtaggaacacaccctccggtcccccttcttgaaaaggggaaccaccacccctgtctgccagtccagtggttcGGTTTCCTTCTGCCaagcaatgctgcagagacatgtcagccaagacacttcCACAGCATCCAGAGGCTTGAAGGACTCGGGCAGACTTCATCCACTCCCGAGCCTTACCACCAAGGAGCTTGtcgactacctcagtgacctcagcttgggtgatggacagttccaccctcagtcctcagcctctgcttcctcaaggGAGGGCTTATCAGCAGGATTGAGAAGATCCTtgaagtattccttccaccacCCGACAATGTCCAcattgtgaatcaggtgcagacaaaaaaaaattgcagtttgaaaaagcttgtaggtgtaaCGTAGAATCTACAAGGGCAaatcacaagctccctgctccacttccTTCTGATCCACTCTATTCTGATTAAGAGATCACTaagaatgcatttaaaatagattaaaagtgaGGCTTTAAATATTTCTATGTGTGGTATTGGGGGCAGAACTGTAGTCTCGTTGGCCAACTGTGGTAGTTTCTCTCCACGGTCATTCAGGCCTAAAGATGGATTTTTCCGAGAAATGAATAAGATGATTGACATTCCTGCAGTCCTGTTCTGTCAGCTTTAAACAAGAGAGTGTGCGGTTCTCTGGCTCACATACAGCTGCCTCCTTCACTGGAACGTCAGTCTCGTCTGCTTCACCATCAGGGGTGCGCTGACCGCAAGCAGCatcctgaaggaggagaagcagcacaAGGATGAAGACTCATCTCCTCCCACTTCAATGTTCTCTGCAGTAggttattttcagaaaatcacCTTCGACTGATAAGACCTGAAAGGGTTGACGTTCTGGATCACGTTGGTTATCCCTCCTGGGTTCTGAAGGAATCACAAGAATAGTAAATAAAGACACAACGAAGGACGCATCAGTCAGAACCAGACTGGCTCACCCGTTTGTTGCTGAGGTCTTCTTCACTTCCACGTGGATCTGCAGAATCTTCTCCTGAAGCATCCTTCTGCACCTTCA belongs to Oryzias melastigma strain HK-1 linkage group LG18, ASM292280v2, whole genome shotgun sequence and includes:
- the LOC112155897 gene encoding uncharacterized protein LOC112155897 isoform X1, with product MNMFRRGPTPADPSGISREETRTPSRPDRDAPEAETSVTSKQKSGLMIAVHKINPMNLKVAPFPGSKAASSESLDYDSSQVFRTPSSESLDQKKASSSAQNPGVLRGALQKVNPFKSSAQVQKDASGEDSADPRGSEEDLSNKRNPGGITNVIQNVNPFRSYQSKDAACGQRTPDGEADETDVPVKEAANPGMLRGALQKVNPFKSSAQVQKDASGEDSADPRGSEEDLSNKRNPGGISNVIQKVNPFRSSQSKDAGCGQRLPDGEADETDVPVKEAANPGMLRGALQKVNPFKSSAQVQKDASGEDSADPRGSEEDLSNKRNSLGISNVIQKVNPFKSSQSKDAGCGQRTPEGEADETDVPVKEAANPGSLKGVIQKVNPFRSRTQVAETETDFAVPLDSPQDDPDVETEKMESSERVNDSSIERYSVWYVDADPSTPVQNKAPKKKKFIMKILPTSLFGLGAKNSTNAEDSQTLQQEAVEVQTLQLAEVPVPGDQTELDPLEDEEGLWAWWRTVEGWDEWNDSNPHEDEEAVEEAADRVFMAARLFVRLFNMHGASLQQRILELLALADSADNFHKRTVTASVGGGVASVAGSITTITGLILAPFTAGTSLIVTAVGIGIATAGGVTSASANITDTVHSKTDRKKVEKMIKDYEEEIKDIKECLEFLQEGMETLEEWNFEKYAESISKKHLNQNVKHVMKEGGRAGKALAINAESLISTVQVLSVAGGAAKAAQAISVTTGVMSGLFLALDVFFLAKDSMELKKGAKTEFATKIREVCKDLQDGLLELNRIKEQLQKTMDGIEVEVEVEDEEMLKSDMKKLTELEE
- the LOC112155897 gene encoding uncharacterized protein LOC112155897 isoform X3 translates to MNMFRRGPTPADPSGISREETRTPSRPDRDAPEAETSVTSKVAPFPGSKAASSESLDYDSSQVFRTPSSESLDQKKASSSAQNPGVLRGALQKVNPFKSSAQVQKDASGEDSADPRGSEEDLSNKRNPGGITNVIQNVNPFRSYQSKDAACGQRTPDGEADETDVPVKEAANPGMLRGALQKVNPFKSSAQVQKDASGEDSADPRGSEEDLSNKRNPGGISNVIQKVNPFRSSQSKDAGCGQRLPDGEADETDVPVKEAANPGMLRGALQKVNPFKSSAQVQKDASGEDSADPRGSEEDLSNKRNSLGISNVIQKVNPFKSSQSKDAGCGQRTPEGEADETDVPVKEAANPGSLKGVIQKVNPFRSRTQVAETETDFAVPLDSPQDDPDVETEKMESSERVNDSSIERYSVWYVDADPSTPVQNKAPKKKKFIMKILPTSLFGLGAKNSTNAEDSQTLQQEAVEVQTLQLAEVPVPGDQTELDPLEDEEGLWAWWRTVEGWDEWNDSNPHEDEEAVEEAADRVFMAARLFVRLFNMHGASLQQRILELLALADSADNFHKRTVTASVGGGVASVAGSITTITGLILAPFTAGTSLIVTAVGIGIATAGGVTSASANITDTVHSKTDRKKVEKMIKDYEEEIKDIKECLEFLQEGMETLEEWNFEKYAESISKKHLNQNVKHVMKEGGRAGKALAINAESLISTVQVLSVAGGAAKAAQAISVTTGVMSGLFLALDVFFLAKDSMELKKGAKTEFATKIREVCKDLQDGLLELNRIKEQLQKTMDGIEVEVEVEDEEMLKSDMKKLTELEE
- the LOC112155897 gene encoding uncharacterized protein LOC112155897 isoform X7 gives rise to the protein MNMFRRGPTPADPSGISREETRTPSRPDRDAPEAETSVTSKQKSGLMIAVHKINPMNLKVAPFPGSKAASSESLDYDSSQVFRTPSSESLDQKKASSSAQNPGVLRGALQKVNPFKSSAQVQKDASGEDSADPRGSEEDLSNKRNPGGISNVIQKVNPFRSSQSKDAGCGQRLPDGEADETDVPVKEAANPGMLRGALQKVNPFKSSAQVQKDASGEDSADPRGSEEDLSNKRNSLGISNVIQKVNPFKSSQSKDAGCGQRTPEGEADETDVPVKEAANPGSLKGVIQKVNPFRSRTQVAETETDFAVPLDSPQDDPDVETEKMESSERVNDSSIERYSVWYVDADPSTPVQNKAPKKKKFIMKILPTSLFGLGAKNSTNAEDSQTLQQEAVEVQTLQLAEVPVPGDQTELDPLEDEEGLWAWWRTVEGWDEWNDSNPHEDEEAVEEAADRVFMAARLFVRLFNMHGASLQQRILELLALADSADNFHKRTVTASVGGGVASVAGSITTITGLILAPFTAGTSLIVTAVGIGIATAGGVTSASANITDTVHSKTDRKKVEKMIKDYEEEIKDIKECLEFLQEGMETLEEWNFEKYAESISKKHLNQNVKHVMKEGGRAGKALAINAESLISTVQVLSVAGGAAKAAQAISVTTGVMSGLFLALDVFFLAKDSMELKKGAKTEFATKIREVCKDLQDGLLELNRIKEQLQKTMDGIEVEVEVEDEEMLKSDMKKLTELEE
- the LOC112155897 gene encoding uncharacterized protein LOC112155897 isoform X6; this translates as MNMFRRGPTPADPSGISREETRTPSRPDRDAPEAETSVTSKQKSGLMIAVHKINPMNLKVAPFPGSKAASSESLDYDSSQVFRTPSSESLDQKKASSSAQNPGVLRGALQKVNPFKSSAQVQKDASGEDSADPRGSEEDLSNKRNPGGITNVIQNVNPFRSYQSKDAACGQRTPDGEADETDVPVKEAANPGMLRGALQKVNPFKSSAQVQKDASGEDSADPRGSEEDLSNKRNPGGISNVIQKVNPFRSSQSKDAGCGQRLPDGEADETDVPVKEAANPGSLKGVIQKVNPFRSRTQVAETETDFAVPLDSPQDDPDVETEKMESSERVNDSSIERYSVWYVDADPSTPVQNKAPKKKKFIMKILPTSLFGLGAKNSTNAEDSQTLQQEAVEVQTLQLAEVPVPGDQTELDPLEDEEGLWAWWRTVEGWDEWNDSNPHEDEEAVEEAADRVFMAARLFVRLFNMHGASLQQRILELLALADSADNFHKRTVTASVGGGVASVAGSITTITGLILAPFTAGTSLIVTAVGIGIATAGGVTSASANITDTVHSKTDRKKVEKMIKDYEEEIKDIKECLEFLQEGMETLEEWNFEKYAESISKKHLNQNVKHVMKEGGRAGKALAINAESLISTVQVLSVAGGAAKAAQAISVTTGVMSGLFLALDVFFLAKDSMELKKGAKTEFATKIREVCKDLQDGLLELNRIKEQLQKTMDGIEVEVEVEDEEMLKSDMKKLTELEE